Proteins encoded in a region of the Stieleria neptunia genome:
- a CDS encoding DNA repair ATPase gives MPDSQLAAGTYEVLRNRLRDGAENLRERLAKLNESRAEVFGNIETKLISTERVTTEHNCVPRDLVSIGDQFLFGYNVQFGLKTEIDLSDVFSAYRFEDNQFHEASLDLIGDSRFHNDFSELYRFYKDTRFSRFYRSGPMLHMVFQVGKTNRDIKSFKWRVAPDAIEYIDNRSDHEVKEPAQHEFRWTRTTRDQHHYGDHPHISIEDIVFVETVGGDLTIKVENNTSSGEGIYCEPVDNPDQTLDDAEIYYAILGNLVLLKMKPYQEDQFRYLVYNSKIQQVIRLDEIAAACVMLPGDQGLIFPGGYYLQTGEFKRFETGLADMRYQRTVAASNGEDYLYLFYAPISGTYVQLRYNLIKQTVDTPLICHGQTFFERGEMVCFRGQEEAQKHHAVQIWQTPFTGPNFVPENQTDSLLFKIGNKEIVRGMAECSELLQLIDKDDSYEGLYLDLNKKSSDILDSYFWIDKSETENLAEPLQTIREASNAAVEEFDKVVRARRETNSRTKEVSTAIEDLIKKIERSRFESIDDFVQSLAELRTQRGHALGLKELRYVDLEVVEELETTTAERSERLSRRCVDFLLTPGALDPYIKRIASANDRVAEVATVAESKSLGEEIDAAASQLELLTETVSNLRIEDATKRTEIIDAIGDVFASVNRVRSALKARTTELVGVEGRAEFASQLKLLEQTTSGYLDVCDSPERCDEYLTKVMVQLEELEGKFAEFDDFIEQLAVRREEVYAAFESRKVQLVEKRNRRAESLSSAADRILKGIDNRVRSMESADDIAAYFAGDLMVEKVRDIIDQLQALDDAVRVGDLQSRMKTIREDSVRQLKDRQDLYEDGGDIIRLGKQKFAVNTQPLDLTTVLRNDAMCLHLTGTQFFAPLQDPALSDAKDLWNQELISENRHVYRAEFLAVDLFQNRHSFGGTLTAESVTPAWVQSQIGGRFDQGYAKGVHDHDAASILKALLEIDAEIDLLAHPPSVRAASLLWFGKLLVPKTRKEMTDWIRGFAKLAKAYPNAEPAVEFRQRLAELAEEDAQYWGPLFDHNVTAEAIANYLFDQLIDSSRKNVCSARAAGLFQAFTDSVPEVDRQKLLETAMKSNESDPVRSFVLARNWAKAFLANHSGGDQVDPAHYYLDELAWIILSGDPSHLRVAEVAVAKSLSGLVGNHERIQGGTMVVHYHELLRRVGRYMLDVVPRYRKLNATKSKLVDVARDDMRLDEFKPRVLTSFVRNRLLDEVYLPLIGDNLAKQMGAAGENKRTDRMGLLLLISPPGYGKTTLMEYIANRLGLVFMKINGPAIGHQVTSLDPAEAPNAAAKEEVERLNLALEMGDNVMLYLDDIQHTHPEFLQKFISLCDATRKIEGVSNGKTRTYDLRGRRVSVVMAGNPYTESGDRFQIPDMLSNRADVYNLGEIIGESADAFEMSYLENCLTSNPTLAPLSSASPDDARAIIRAAERDTMEGIELQGNFSPDQVRDMYEVMRKLLQIRDVVLRVNRAYIRSAAQADAYRTEPPFKLQGSYRNMNRMAEKVASVMNAKELHSLIVSSYEQDAQTLTTDNEANVLKFKELMGILTPEEKERWDSIKYAFVESVRMQGLDSEDQAGQLMRQLASMRDGLESIRQVISRAIAVGGDGTEERMDARIDALRHSMTASADQVAASLKSTGEQLQRISEHQASAQPPDQKVYVQHKVPRVLADLIKGQFHLMQEWLRPILTESIDNGRDLERLKEQLDAMQANYREIESTFDAASGDETT, from the coding sequence ATGCCCGACTCCCAACTCGCCGCCGGCACCTATGAAGTCCTGCGTAATCGCTTGCGTGATGGCGCAGAGAACCTGCGTGAACGTCTTGCCAAGCTGAACGAGTCGCGTGCGGAGGTGTTTGGCAACATCGAGACCAAGCTGATCTCGACCGAACGCGTCACCACCGAGCACAATTGCGTGCCCCGCGATCTGGTCTCGATCGGCGACCAGTTCTTGTTCGGCTACAACGTGCAGTTCGGCTTGAAGACGGAAATCGATCTTTCGGATGTCTTTTCGGCCTACCGATTCGAAGACAACCAGTTCCACGAAGCCTCGTTGGATCTGATCGGCGACTCGCGTTTCCACAACGATTTCAGCGAACTGTACCGGTTTTACAAAGACACGCGGTTTTCGCGTTTCTATCGCTCCGGCCCGATGCTGCACATGGTGTTTCAGGTCGGCAAAACGAACCGAGATATCAAGTCGTTTAAATGGCGGGTCGCGCCGGACGCGATCGAATACATCGACAACCGCAGCGATCACGAAGTCAAAGAGCCAGCGCAGCACGAATTCCGCTGGACACGCACCACCCGCGACCAACACCACTACGGCGACCATCCACACATCTCGATCGAAGACATCGTGTTTGTGGAAACCGTCGGCGGTGATCTGACGATCAAGGTCGAAAACAACACCAGCAGCGGCGAAGGGATTTACTGCGAACCGGTCGACAATCCGGACCAAACCCTCGATGACGCGGAAATCTATTACGCGATCCTGGGCAATCTGGTGCTGTTGAAGATGAAGCCCTACCAGGAAGACCAATTCCGGTACCTGGTTTACAACAGCAAGATCCAGCAGGTCATCCGGCTGGACGAAATCGCCGCGGCGTGCGTCATGTTGCCGGGTGATCAAGGTCTGATTTTTCCCGGCGGCTATTACCTGCAAACCGGCGAATTCAAACGCTTCGAAACCGGGCTGGCCGACATGCGTTACCAACGCACCGTCGCGGCGTCCAACGGTGAAGACTACTTGTACCTGTTTTACGCGCCGATCTCGGGCACCTATGTTCAACTGCGTTACAACCTGATCAAGCAGACCGTCGATACACCGCTGATCTGTCACGGGCAAACCTTCTTCGAACGCGGCGAGATGGTTTGTTTTCGCGGCCAAGAGGAAGCCCAAAAACACCATGCCGTGCAAATCTGGCAGACTCCGTTCACCGGCCCCAATTTCGTCCCCGAGAACCAAACCGATTCGTTGCTGTTCAAGATCGGCAACAAAGAGATCGTCCGCGGGATGGCCGAGTGCAGCGAACTGCTGCAGTTGATCGACAAGGACGACAGCTACGAAGGCCTGTATCTGGATCTGAACAAGAAGTCGTCCGACATCCTGGACAGCTACTTCTGGATCGACAAATCGGAAACGGAAAACCTGGCCGAGCCGTTGCAGACGATCCGCGAGGCCTCCAACGCGGCCGTCGAAGAATTCGACAAAGTGGTCCGCGCCCGACGCGAAACGAACTCGCGGACCAAGGAAGTCTCGACGGCGATCGAGGACTTGATCAAGAAGATCGAACGCAGTCGTTTCGAGTCGATCGATGACTTCGTTCAATCGTTGGCCGAATTGCGAACCCAACGTGGACACGCCCTGGGGCTGAAAGAACTGCGGTACGTCGATTTGGAGGTCGTCGAGGAACTGGAGACCACGACCGCCGAACGCAGCGAACGACTCAGCCGCCGATGCGTTGATTTCTTGCTGACACCCGGCGCGCTCGATCCCTACATCAAACGCATCGCCTCGGCCAACGATCGCGTCGCCGAAGTCGCCACCGTCGCGGAATCAAAATCCTTGGGCGAAGAGATCGACGCCGCCGCATCCCAACTGGAACTCCTGACCGAGACCGTCAGCAATCTGCGGATCGAGGATGCGACCAAGCGCACCGAGATCATCGACGCGATCGGCGACGTGTTTGCCTCGGTCAACCGCGTTCGCAGTGCGCTCAAGGCACGCACCACCGAGTTGGTCGGTGTCGAAGGTCGGGCCGAGTTTGCATCGCAATTGAAACTGCTCGAGCAAACCACGTCCGGCTACTTGGACGTTTGCGACAGCCCCGAACGCTGTGACGAATACCTGACCAAGGTCATGGTGCAATTGGAAGAACTGGAAGGCAAATTTGCCGAATTCGATGACTTCATCGAACAGCTGGCCGTTCGTCGCGAAGAGGTCTACGCGGCGTTTGAGTCGCGAAAGGTCCAGTTGGTTGAGAAACGCAACCGCCGCGCCGAATCGCTCTCGTCGGCGGCCGATCGGATCCTCAAAGGCATCGACAATCGCGTCCGATCGATGGAATCGGCCGATGACATCGCGGCCTACTTCGCCGGCGATTTGATGGTCGAAAAGGTTCGGGACATCATCGACCAACTGCAGGCCCTGGACGATGCCGTCCGTGTCGGAGATCTGCAAAGCCGGATGAAGACGATCCGCGAAGATTCGGTTCGTCAGTTGAAGGATCGCCAAGATCTGTACGAAGATGGTGGCGACATCATTCGCCTGGGGAAACAAAAGTTCGCCGTCAACACACAGCCGCTGGATTTGACCACGGTCCTTCGCAACGATGCGATGTGTTTGCATTTGACCGGAACCCAGTTTTTTGCCCCGCTGCAAGACCCGGCGCTCTCCGACGCCAAGGATCTGTGGAATCAGGAGCTGATCAGCGAAAACCGCCACGTCTATCGGGCCGAGTTCTTGGCCGTGGACCTGTTCCAAAACCGACATTCGTTTGGGGGCACGTTGACGGCGGAGAGTGTCACCCCCGCTTGGGTTCAATCGCAGATCGGCGGTCGGTTCGATCAGGGATATGCAAAAGGAGTTCACGATCATGACGCGGCAAGCATTCTAAAAGCCCTGCTCGAGATCGATGCGGAGATCGATCTTCTGGCCCATCCGCCCAGCGTGCGGGCCGCAAGTCTGCTCTGGTTTGGCAAACTGTTGGTGCCGAAGACGCGCAAAGAGATGACCGACTGGATCAGAGGGTTTGCCAAATTGGCCAAAGCCTATCCGAATGCCGAGCCGGCGGTTGAATTCCGCCAGCGACTGGCCGAGTTGGCCGAGGAAGACGCTCAGTACTGGGGGCCGCTGTTCGATCACAACGTCACCGCCGAGGCGATCGCGAATTACCTGTTCGATCAGCTGATCGACAGCTCACGAAAAAACGTTTGCAGTGCTCGCGCCGCGGGGCTCTTTCAAGCGTTCACCGATTCGGTCCCCGAAGTCGATCGCCAGAAATTGCTCGAAACCGCGATGAAGAGCAACGAAAGTGATCCGGTCCGCTCGTTCGTCTTGGCTCGCAACTGGGCCAAAGCATTTTTGGCAAATCATTCCGGCGGCGATCAAGTCGATCCGGCGCACTACTACTTGGACGAATTGGCATGGATCATCCTGTCCGGTGACCCGTCGCATCTGCGGGTGGCCGAGGTGGCGGTCGCGAAATCGCTGAGCGGGTTGGTCGGCAACCATGAACGAATCCAAGGCGGGACGATGGTGGTTCACTATCATGAACTGCTGCGACGCGTCGGACGCTACATGTTGGATGTCGTGCCGCGTTATCGAAAACTGAACGCGACCAAATCCAAACTTGTCGATGTGGCCCGTGACGACATGCGGCTGGACGAGTTCAAGCCGCGCGTGCTGACCAGCTTCGTGCGGAATCGACTGCTGGACGAAGTCTATTTGCCGCTGATCGGCGACAACCTGGCCAAGCAGATGGGGGCCGCGGGTGAGAACAAACGAACCGATCGCATGGGGCTGCTACTGCTGATCTCTCCGCCCGGCTACGGCAAAACGACGTTGATGGAATACATCGCCAATCGGCTCGGCCTGGTCTTCATGAAGATCAACGGACCGGCGATCGGGCATCAGGTCACCTCGCTAGACCCCGCCGAAGCCCCCAACGCCGCGGCGAAAGAAGAAGTCGAGCGATTGAATTTGGCGCTGGAGATGGGCGACAACGTGATGTTGTATCTGGATGACATCCAGCACACCCACCCCGAGTTTTTGCAGAAATTTATCTCGCTGTGCGATGCGACGCGAAAGATCGAAGGCGTCAGCAACGGGAAGACGAGAACCTACGATTTGCGTGGCCGACGCGTTTCGGTCGTGATGGCCGGCAACCCGTACACCGAAAGCGGCGACCGATTCCAAATTCCCGACATGTTGTCCAACCGCGCCGACGTTTACAACCTCGGCGAGATCATCGGGGAATCGGCCGATGCGTTTGAAATGAGCTACCTGGAAAACTGCTTGACCAGCAATCCGACGCTCGCGCCGCTGTCCTCGGCTTCGCCCGACGATGCCCGCGCCATCATCCGGGCCGCCGAGCGCGACACGATGGAAGGCATCGAGCTGCAGGGCAATTTTTCACCGGACCAAGTCCGCGACATGTACGAGGTGATGCGAAAGCTGTTGCAGATCCGCGATGTCGTGCTGCGTGTCAACCGCGCGTACATCCGCAGCGCCGCCCAGGCCGACGCGTACCGCACCGAACCACCGTTCAAGCTGCAGGGCAGTTATCGAAACATGAATCGCATGGCGGAAAAAGTCGCCAGCGTGATGAACGCCAAAGAACTGCATTCGCTGATCGTCAGCAGCTACGAACAGGACGCCCAGACGCTGACGACCGACAACGAAGCGAACGTGCTGAAGTTCAAAGAGCTGATGGGGATCCTGACGCCCGAAGAAAAAGAACGTTGGGACAGCATCAAGTATGCGTTTGTCGAAAGCGTCCGCATGCAAGGGCTCGACAGCGAAGACCAGGCGGGGCAACTGATGCGACAACTGGCATCGATGCGAGACGGTTTGGAATCGATCCGACAGGTGATCTCACGAGCGATCGCGGTCGGTGGCGACGGCACCGAAGAACGCATGGACGCTCGCATCGATGCCTTGCGTCACAGCATGACCGCATCGGCCGACCAGGTCGCGGCAAGTCTGAAATCGACCGGAGAGCAACTGCAACGGATCAGCGAACATCAAGCCAGCGCCCAGCCGCCCGACCAAAAGGTCTACGTGCAACACAAGGTTCCACGCGTGCTGGCGGATTTGATCAAGGGGCAATTCCACCTGATGCAGGAATGGCTAAGACCGATTTTGACCGAATCGATCGACAACGGACGCGACCTGGAGCGGTTGAAAGAGCAGCTCGACGCGATGCAGGCGAACTATCGAGAAATCGAATCCACCTTCGATGCAGCATCGGGCGACGAAACGACTTGA
- a CDS encoding Gfo/Idh/MocA family protein — protein MDRRKFLAGSALAASAAASRHAYAAAGDKKRRVGLIGCGWYGKCDLLQLLNIEPVEVVSLCDVDSNMLSEAADLFATRQVSKQRPRTYGLYSEMLAEHDLDIVLVATPDHWHALPMIAAVQSGADVYVQKPTGVDVLESKAMLDAARATGRVVQVGTQRRSTPHLIEAKQRVVDAGLLGKVAHAEVCCYYHMRAKKNPPDTAPPAYLDYETWTGPAPMRPYNELVHPRSWRAFMEYGNGIVGDMCVHMLDMVRWQLGLGWPKRISSSGGIYVDHDSKANISDTQSARFEFDELDINWTHRSWGNAPDPEWPWAGIIYGDRGTLKLDVHKYEFTPRGGGQKLTGEKLIETDKYPTDVADQKDWRLELHVASAIRGHMQDFLDAIDGRSKPIADIEQGHISSASCIMANVSMDLGRSLEFDPASHTIVGDAEATAKLKRSYRKPYVHPSQA, from the coding sequence ATGGATCGCCGGAAATTTCTCGCAGGATCCGCACTGGCAGCATCCGCCGCCGCCAGCCGCCACGCCTATGCCGCCGCGGGCGACAAGAAGCGCCGCGTCGGATTGATCGGATGCGGCTGGTATGGCAAATGCGACCTACTGCAGTTGCTGAACATCGAACCGGTCGAAGTCGTTTCGTTATGCGACGTCGATTCGAACATGCTCAGCGAAGCGGCTGACCTGTTCGCGACGCGACAGGTCTCCAAGCAACGGCCGCGGACGTATGGGCTGTACAGCGAGATGTTGGCCGAACACGACTTGGACATCGTTCTGGTTGCCACGCCTGATCATTGGCATGCGTTGCCGATGATCGCGGCGGTTCAGTCCGGTGCCGACGTCTATGTTCAAAAACCGACGGGCGTCGATGTGCTGGAAAGCAAAGCGATGTTGGATGCCGCTCGAGCCACCGGACGAGTGGTTCAGGTCGGAACGCAACGCCGTAGTACGCCGCACTTGATCGAAGCGAAACAGCGCGTGGTGGATGCAGGCTTGCTCGGCAAAGTCGCGCACGCGGAAGTCTGCTGTTACTATCACATGCGAGCGAAAAAGAATCCGCCGGACACCGCGCCGCCCGCCTATCTGGATTACGAAACCTGGACGGGGCCGGCACCGATGCGTCCATATAATGAATTGGTGCACCCTCGGTCTTGGCGGGCGTTCATGGAGTACGGCAACGGGATCGTGGGCGACATGTGTGTTCATATGCTGGACATGGTGCGTTGGCAGCTGGGGCTGGGCTGGCCGAAACGGATCAGCAGCAGTGGCGGAATCTATGTCGACCACGACTCCAAAGCCAACATCTCGGACACCCAGTCGGCGCGTTTTGAATTTGACGAGCTGGACATCAATTGGACGCACCGCAGTTGGGGCAACGCCCCGGATCCAGAATGGCCCTGGGCGGGCATCATCTACGGCGATCGGGGCACGTTGAAGTTGGATGTCCACAAATACGAGTTCACGCCCCGCGGCGGCGGCCAGAAACTGACCGGCGAAAAACTGATCGAAACCGACAAGTACCCCACGGATGTTGCCGATCAAAAGGACTGGCGTCTCGAATTGCACGTTGCGTCGGCGATCCGCGGTCACATGCAAGATTTTCTCGATGCGATCGACGGCCGCAGCAAGCCGATCGCCGACATCGAGCAGGGACACATTTCCAGCGCGTCGTGCATCATGGCAAACGTCTCGATGGATCTGGGGCGGTCGTTGGAATTCGATCCCGCCTCGCACACCATCGTTGGGGACGCCGAAGCGACGGCCAAGTTGAAACGGTCGTACCGCAAGCCCTACGTCCACCCGTCGCAAGCGTAG
- a CDS encoding fatty acid desaturase: protein MTATSEQEEMIPGGFTPTFHWRVLGTPAPVFPGFEVDICAPVGKGGERDAVWHRNRAKSILRDHPEVRQLFGPAPISAVFCVAAVVLQLGVAISLVGQPWWMIVLVAWGFGAILNIGLFNLAHECNHGLIFRNKAASRWLFTFTSLPMLFPGHHTWWIEHHVHHNHLGSNKDFVKRRRSILLALKDRIFNYTPGPRVRRMTTWITTPLFWPLAAFMLVTQILRAVVGLAVYVVTALYHRQLKPTDFALTVLADEHLVSGYKRYKIEMWAVTYPLVALTMIGTLYGLFGWVPLLYLFLSALFTTGFLQPLAFGMMLSNSHFHGHQCYQPSSSNYGPVNWISFNFGMHTEHHDFHYIPWFRLGRLRQMAPEYYNNLKQTRSFCALALQFAFGTRDAFNNEEYRNSELLREKQSGYAAKVNSAERPETAGAG, encoded by the coding sequence ATGACAGCGACATCTGAACAGGAAGAGATGATTCCTGGCGGGTTCACCCCAACTTTTCATTGGCGTGTTCTGGGGACTCCTGCTCCCGTGTTCCCCGGTTTTGAAGTCGATATTTGTGCACCCGTGGGTAAGGGCGGCGAACGGGATGCGGTCTGGCACCGCAATCGCGCGAAGAGCATCTTGCGCGATCATCCGGAAGTCAGACAACTGTTTGGTCCAGCACCGATCTCGGCGGTCTTTTGCGTCGCCGCGGTTGTCTTGCAACTCGGCGTCGCGATCAGCCTGGTCGGACAGCCATGGTGGATGATCGTGTTGGTGGCCTGGGGTTTCGGCGCGATCCTGAACATTGGGCTGTTCAATCTCGCGCACGAGTGCAATCACGGGCTGATTTTCAGAAACAAGGCGGCGAGTCGCTGGTTATTTACCTTCACCTCGTTGCCGATGCTGTTTCCCGGTCATCATACGTGGTGGATCGAGCACCACGTTCACCACAATCATTTGGGATCGAACAAAGATTTCGTCAAGCGCCGTCGCAGTATTCTGTTGGCGTTGAAAGACCGGATTTTCAATTACACGCCGGGCCCACGCGTGCGACGGATGACGACTTGGATCACAACGCCGTTGTTCTGGCCGCTCGCAGCATTCATGCTCGTCACCCAGATTTTGCGGGCGGTCGTCGGTTTGGCCGTGTACGTCGTTACGGCGCTCTATCATCGGCAACTCAAGCCCACGGATTTCGCCTTGACGGTTCTGGCGGATGAGCATTTGGTGTCCGGCTACAAACGCTACAAGATTGAAATGTGGGCGGTGACTTATCCGTTGGTGGCCCTGACGATGATCGGCACCCTGTATGGGTTGTTTGGCTGGGTGCCGTTGCTGTACCTGTTTCTCAGCGCGCTGTTCACGACGGGGTTTCTCCAGCCCCTGGCGTTCGGAATGATGCTCAGCAATTCGCATTTTCACGGACATCAGTGTTACCAACCGAGTTCATCCAACTACGGACCGGTCAATTGGATCTCGTTCAATTTTGGCATGCACACGGAACATCACGACTTTCACTACATCCCGTGGTTTCGACTCGGTCGTTTGAGACAGATGGCGCCGGAGTACTACAACAACCTCAAGCAGACGCGGTCATTCTGCGCGCTTGCGTTGCAATTCGCGTTCGGCACCCGAGATGCCTTCAACAACGAGGAGTATCGCAATTCCGAACTTCTTCGCGAGAAGCAGTCAGGCTACGCTGCGAAGGTCAACTCAGCCGAGCGACCGGAAACCGCCGGTGCGGGTTAG
- a CDS encoding IS1380 family transposase, with the protein MTKRNRKRPALKRLRRQAVEVDFNGGSLTSDGGLVLLREVDKKLNLIERIDQAIDDPRDPFHTKHSQAEILISRIFAIAAGYEDANDQQHLRNDAAFQVAAGRTPRINAGADDDEDPTLASPSTHSRFENRIGKKELFELSKILVDIFLDSFDTPPGEITLDLDATDDKVHGEQERRAFNAYYDSYCFQPLYVFCGDQLLVSYLRTANLGDAHHARGITKLLVARIRKRWPQVKITLRGDGGFAIERLMRWCDKNDVHYIFGLPKNKVLVKEIACEMTRARILRSHRGGKQACFKWFRYRTGRTWDRHRWVVGKAEYTGKGPNPRFVVTNRFSSDGIVDTTYHRPMVNGKRQPLQVKTPGTWCSVAFDPEKFYREHYCMRGEMENRIKEQQLCLFADRTSCTRFIANQFRVMLSSFAYVLLDGVRRLGLSGTKHSRLRVDTIRLRLLKIAARVRVTCRRVIFHLCSHCPWEPLFNQVLTRLCRSD; encoded by the coding sequence ATGACAAAGCGTAATCGAAAACGTCCCGCATTGAAACGCCTCCGCAGGCAGGCCGTTGAGGTGGATTTCAACGGCGGATCGCTCACCTCCGACGGAGGCCTCGTCCTGCTTCGTGAAGTCGACAAAAAGCTCAATTTGATCGAGCGGATTGACCAAGCCATCGACGACCCACGTGATCCGTTTCACACCAAGCATTCGCAAGCGGAAATCCTCATCAGTCGAATCTTTGCGATCGCTGCAGGATACGAAGATGCAAACGATCAACAGCATCTTCGCAACGATGCCGCCTTTCAAGTCGCCGCCGGACGGACCCCTCGAATCAATGCCGGGGCGGACGACGATGAAGATCCCACTCTGGCAAGTCCCTCGACGCATTCGCGATTTGAAAATCGAATCGGCAAAAAAGAACTCTTCGAGCTCAGCAAGATCCTCGTTGATATTTTCCTTGACAGCTTCGACACCCCGCCTGGTGAAATCACGCTCGATCTAGACGCAACGGACGACAAGGTACACGGCGAGCAAGAAAGAAGGGCTTTCAATGCCTACTACGACAGTTACTGCTTCCAACCGCTGTACGTATTTTGCGGCGACCAACTTCTCGTCTCTTATCTTCGTACGGCCAATCTCGGTGATGCACACCACGCACGCGGGATCACAAAATTACTCGTCGCAAGGATCCGCAAACGATGGCCTCAGGTCAAAATTACCCTTCGTGGTGACGGAGGCTTTGCGATCGAACGCCTGATGCGTTGGTGCGACAAAAACGATGTCCACTACATCTTTGGTTTGCCCAAGAATAAGGTTTTAGTCAAGGAAATTGCTTGCGAAATGACACGGGCAAGAATCCTTCGATCACACCGGGGTGGGAAACAAGCCTGCTTCAAATGGTTTCGCTATCGCACCGGCAGGACTTGGGACCGCCATCGCTGGGTGGTCGGCAAAGCAGAGTACACTGGCAAAGGCCCCAATCCTCGCTTCGTCGTAACAAACCGTTTCTCAAGTGATGGCATTGTCGACACGACCTACCATCGACCGATGGTCAACGGCAAAAGGCAACCGTTGCAAGTTAAGACTCCAGGAACATGGTGTTCTGTCGCCTTTGACCCGGAGAAGTTTTATCGAGAGCACTACTGCATGCGTGGCGAGATGGAGAATCGGATCAAAGAACAACAGCTTTGCCTGTTCGCTGATCGCACCAGTTGCACCCGTTTTATTGCCAATCAGTTCCGCGTGATGCTTTCATCATTTGCTTACGTTCTACTCGATGGGGTGCGTCGCCTGGGCCTGAGTGGAACGAAACATAGTCGTCTACGCGTGGACACAATTCGATTGCGTCTATTGAAAATTGCAGCACGCGTGCGTGTGACTTGCCGTCGTGTGATCTTTCATCTCTGCAGCCACTGCCCCTGGGAACCGCTGTTCAATCAGGTGCTGACGCGTCTTTGTCGTAGCGACTAG